One Microbacterium esteraromaticum genomic window carries:
- a CDS encoding FAD-binding protein, whose amino-acid sequence MSTQPRTERRLSTSVLVIGTGGAGLRASIELAERGIQVLAVGKRRKHDAHTTLAAGGINAALGTMDPEDSWQQHAADTLRESYFLADPAIVEVVARGAARGIDDLERWGMPFAREDDGRISQRFFGAHRYRRTAYAGDYTGLEIQRTLMRRAAELAVPIIDTVYITRILVADGTVFGAYGFDVVDGTPVVIHADAVILAAGGHTRIWRYTSSRRDENTGDSFRLAALAGARIRDAELVQFHPSGLIEPDDAAGTLVSEAARGEGGILTNALGERFMQRYDPERMELSTRDRVALANYTEIAEGRGTEKGGVWLDVSHLPREQILEKLPRLYRTMIDLQMLDITESPMEVAPTAHYSMGGVWVRPDDHGTGVDGLYAIGEASSGLHGANRLGGNSLIELMVYGRITGETAAEYVRARTEVHRDPAAVAEARAEIDGFLTSTGTETPRRLQRAVRDLMTEHAGVIRTEQSLREGLAKLAVLEERATHVGAHPDIAGFDDLAHAFDLLGSLLAARATLESAVERRETRGCHNRADYPETDPALRGNMIWSPAGGVSFEPLPDAPESFRILAEASASDSVVGKLVE is encoded by the coding sequence ATGAGCACTCAGCCCCGCACCGAACGCCGCCTGTCCACCTCCGTCCTCGTCATCGGCACCGGCGGCGCGGGCCTGCGCGCATCGATCGAACTCGCCGAGCGCGGCATCCAGGTGCTCGCCGTCGGCAAGCGTCGCAAGCACGATGCGCACACCACCCTCGCCGCCGGCGGCATCAACGCCGCGCTCGGCACCATGGACCCGGAGGACTCGTGGCAGCAGCACGCCGCCGACACCCTGCGCGAGTCGTACTTCCTCGCTGACCCCGCGATCGTCGAGGTCGTCGCGCGAGGTGCCGCACGTGGCATCGACGACCTCGAGCGATGGGGCATGCCGTTCGCCCGTGAAGACGACGGCCGCATCAGCCAGCGGTTCTTCGGCGCACACCGCTACCGCCGCACCGCCTACGCGGGTGACTACACAGGCCTCGAGATCCAGCGCACCCTCATGCGCCGCGCGGCCGAGCTCGCCGTGCCCATCATCGACACCGTCTACATCACACGCATCCTCGTTGCCGATGGCACGGTGTTCGGCGCCTACGGATTCGACGTCGTCGACGGCACCCCGGTCGTGATCCACGCCGACGCCGTCATCCTCGCCGCCGGCGGGCACACCCGCATCTGGCGGTACACCTCGTCTCGGCGCGATGAGAACACCGGCGACTCGTTCCGGCTCGCCGCGCTCGCCGGGGCGCGCATCCGCGACGCAGAGCTTGTGCAGTTCCACCCCTCCGGACTCATCGAGCCGGACGACGCGGCCGGCACCCTCGTGTCCGAGGCCGCTCGTGGCGAGGGCGGCATCCTCACCAACGCGCTGGGCGAGCGGTTCATGCAGCGCTACGACCCCGAGCGCATGGAGCTGTCGACCCGCGACCGCGTGGCACTGGCGAACTACACCGAGATCGCCGAGGGCCGCGGCACCGAGAAGGGCGGCGTCTGGCTCGACGTGTCGCACCTGCCGCGCGAGCAGATCCTCGAGAAGCTGCCCCGGCTGTACCGCACGATGATCGACCTGCAGATGCTCGACATCACGGAGAGCCCGATGGAGGTCGCCCCCACCGCGCACTACTCGATGGGCGGTGTGTGGGTACGGCCCGACGACCACGGCACCGGCGTCGACGGCTTGTACGCCATCGGGGAGGCATCCAGCGGCCTGCACGGCGCCAATCGCCTTGGTGGCAACTCGCTGATCGAGCTGATGGTCTACGGCCGCATCACTGGTGAGACGGCAGCCGAGTACGTGCGCGCGCGCACAGAGGTGCATCGCGACCCCGCCGCCGTCGCCGAGGCGCGCGCCGAGATCGACGGCTTCCTGACCAGCACCGGCACGGAGACACCGCGTCGGCTGCAGCGCGCGGTGCGCGACCTGATGACCGAGCACGCCGGGGTCATCCGCACCGAGCAGTCTCTGCGCGAAGGCCTCGCGAAGCTCGCGGTCCTCGAAGAGCGGGCGACTCACGTCGGCGCGCACCCCGACATCGCCGGCTTCGACGACCTCGCCCACGCCTTCGATCTGCTCGGCTCGCTGCTCGCCGCCCGAGCCACGCTCGAGTCGGCTGTCGAGCGGCGTGAGACCCGAGGCTGCCACAACCGCGCCGACTACCCCGAGACCGATCCGGCCCTGCGCGGCAACATGATCTGGAGCCCGGCCGGCGGCGTCAGCTTCGAGCCGCTGCCCGATGCCCCCGAGTCGTTCCGCATTCTGGCCGAGGCCTCGGCATCGGATTCGGTCGTCGGCAAGCTCGTGGAGTGA
- a CDS encoding FUSC family protein: protein MRPQRLERRMRASLSTVRPSLRGAVTRARLLFAAKTALAVAVAWLIAPHMPGVTDDYPYYAPFGALISMYPTLMSSFRSGLQTLLGLGVGIGLAALVLLTVGPSVWSIIGVVGIGVLVSGTGWFGIGREYIPMAALFVLIIGGADAEDYSLGYVTQTAVGVVVGLLVNLIIPPAPLVSEAAGRIDAFQQRLAAHLDDIAAALTEKWPPERDGWMQDAGALAETSRSLRDALAEADESRRGNPRAWRGRADTSEEHARLEVLVEVAHQIRDVSGCLSDTINGRPSAFPLDPELVEPLSRACSAVADVLGAEAGEAVELHVRASDAVQTLLRAVHARSIEMDAVAGPGVLSAMHLQRILGMLAPADGDDAQRDVAQPDEADPQRSE from the coding sequence GTGCGTCCACAGCGCCTCGAACGACGGATGCGGGCTTCGCTGAGCACCGTCAGACCGTCGCTCAGGGGCGCGGTCACCCGCGCCCGGTTGCTGTTCGCGGCGAAGACGGCGCTCGCTGTCGCCGTGGCGTGGCTGATAGCCCCGCACATGCCGGGGGTGACCGACGACTACCCGTACTACGCGCCGTTCGGCGCGCTGATCAGCATGTACCCCACGCTCATGTCGTCGTTCCGTTCCGGCCTGCAGACCCTGCTCGGGCTGGGAGTGGGGATCGGGCTGGCTGCGCTGGTGCTGCTGACCGTCGGGCCCAGCGTGTGGTCGATCATCGGGGTCGTGGGCATCGGCGTGCTGGTCTCGGGCACCGGGTGGTTCGGCATCGGTCGCGAGTACATCCCGATGGCGGCGCTGTTCGTGCTGATCATCGGAGGAGCTGATGCGGAGGACTACTCCCTCGGCTACGTCACCCAGACGGCGGTGGGCGTGGTCGTGGGACTGCTGGTGAACCTGATCATCCCGCCCGCGCCCCTCGTGTCGGAGGCCGCCGGCCGCATCGACGCCTTTCAGCAGCGGCTGGCCGCCCATCTCGACGACATCGCCGCGGCGCTGACCGAGAAGTGGCCGCCGGAGCGCGATGGCTGGATGCAGGATGCGGGCGCGCTGGCCGAGACGAGTCGCTCGCTGCGCGATGCGCTCGCAGAAGCCGACGAGAGCCGTCGAGGCAATCCCCGCGCGTGGCGCGGTCGAGCCGACACCAGCGAAGAGCACGCCCGCCTCGAGGTGCTGGTCGAGGTGGCGCATCAGATCCGCGACGTCTCGGGCTGTCTGAGCGACACGATCAACGGGCGGCCGTCGGCGTTCCCACTCGATCCCGAGCTCGTCGAGCCGCTGTCGCGTGCGTGCAGCGCGGTCGCCGACGTGCTCGGGGCTGAGGCGGGCGAGGCCGTCGAGCTGCATGTGCGCGCGTCGGATGCGGTTCAGACGCTGCTGCGGGCCGTGCATGCCCGCTCGATCGAGATGGACGCCGTCGCCGGACCCGGCGTGCTGAGCGCGATGCACCTGCAGCGCATCCTGGGCATGCTCGCGCCGGCCGACGGCGACGATGCCCAGCGGGACGTCGCCCAGCCGGACGAGGCGGACCCTCAGCGCAGCGAGTAG
- a CDS encoding LysR family transcriptional regulator, with protein sequence MKLEQLRAFESVARLAHFTRAADELFLTQPSLSRQIQALEADLGATLFQRDRTGVVITTAGEALLPIARRMLADADSARHAMDELAGLRRGRVRLGATPTLCVSVVAEVIAEFHREHPGVDLQITEAGSHALVDALVEGSLDLALTITRPNVRDDSAVERVALFREELMVASAADSALRAHADVPARLTVAELAALPQVAFNRSYDLRLATDAAFETAGLTPSIAVEGAEMDAVLRFVARGIGVAVVPAAVLLHRPELLGTELTSPSMTRTVNLSRRAAVRPTAAVAAIERTVFDVVARLAEDGELGGRIALVA encoded by the coding sequence ATGAAATTGGAGCAGCTGCGCGCCTTCGAGAGCGTGGCCCGTCTCGCCCACTTCACCCGCGCCGCTGACGAGCTGTTCCTCACGCAGCCATCGCTGTCGCGACAGATCCAGGCGCTCGAAGCCGATCTCGGCGCGACGCTCTTCCAGCGCGATCGCACGGGAGTGGTGATCACCACAGCCGGCGAAGCGCTGCTGCCCATCGCCCGGCGAATGCTCGCGGATGCCGACTCGGCGCGCCACGCCATGGACGAGCTGGCAGGCCTGCGCCGCGGGCGGGTGCGGCTGGGTGCGACGCCGACGCTGTGCGTGTCGGTGGTCGCCGAGGTGATCGCGGAGTTCCATCGCGAGCATCCGGGGGTCGATCTGCAGATCACCGAGGCAGGTTCGCATGCTCTCGTCGACGCCCTCGTCGAGGGCTCTCTCGACCTCGCCCTCACCATCACCCGGCCGAATGTGCGTGACGACAGCGCCGTCGAGCGGGTCGCGCTCTTCCGCGAGGAGCTGATGGTGGCATCCGCCGCCGACTCCGCGCTTCGCGCCCATGCCGACGTGCCCGCGCGGCTGACGGTCGCCGAGCTCGCCGCGCTGCCGCAGGTCGCGTTCAACCGCAGCTACGACCTGCGTCTGGCCACGGATGCCGCCTTCGAGACGGCAGGTCTCACGCCCTCGATCGCCGTCGAGGGCGCCGAGATGGACGCCGTGCTTCGCTTCGTCGCTCGCGGCATCGGCGTCGCGGTCGTGCCCGCAGCCGTGCTGCTTCACAGGCCGGAGCTTCTCGGCACAGAGCTGACCTCCCCGTCGATGACGCGCACCGTGAACCTGTCGCGGCGCGCGGCGGTGCGACCGACCGCCGCCGTCGCGGCGATCGAGCGGACGGTGTTCGACGTGGTCGCCCGGCTGGCCGAAGACGGCGAGCTCGGCGGGCGGATAGCCCTGGTCGCGTGA
- a CDS encoding response regulator transcription factor — MRDGYTRLLGRLGLPVRAYADGADAAFIPHAPAVAVLEVEDGGCTVLRELRDRYGPDLPAMLVSAERTAPADVVAGLLVGADDYAAESMDAQEFLARVRRLIERRGRGPHPTTDLRPLSLLTHREREVLSLTTEGLSQKQVASALGISIKTVGAHMQSLLVKLGVHSRIEAVALAIRSGEHVGMPR; from the coding sequence GTGAGAGACGGCTACACCCGTCTGCTGGGCCGGCTGGGACTTCCCGTGCGTGCCTACGCGGATGGCGCGGACGCCGCGTTCATCCCGCACGCGCCCGCCGTCGCCGTTCTCGAGGTGGAGGACGGCGGCTGCACCGTGCTGCGCGAGCTGCGCGATCGGTACGGTCCCGACCTCCCGGCCATGCTGGTGTCGGCGGAGCGCACCGCACCTGCCGACGTCGTCGCCGGGCTGCTCGTCGGAGCCGACGACTACGCGGCGGAGTCCATGGACGCGCAGGAGTTCCTGGCGCGGGTCCGCCGGCTCATCGAGCGCAGGGGACGAGGGCCGCACCCGACGACCGACCTGCGCCCGCTGTCGCTGCTCACCCATCGCGAACGCGAGGTGCTGAGCCTGACGACCGAGGGGCTGTCGCAGAAGCAGGTCGCCTCTGCGCTGGGTATCAGCATCAAGACGGTCGGGGCGCACATGCAGAGCCTGCTCGTGAAGCTGGGAGTGCATTCGCGCATAGAGGCTGTGGCGCTGGCGATCCGGTCGGGCGAGCACGTCGGGATGCCGCGCTGA